Below is a window of Sebastes umbrosus isolate fSebUmb1 chromosome 13, fSebUmb1.pri, whole genome shotgun sequence DNA.
GGCTGATCCATCCTGACTCAGTGTGTGGCTCGCTGCTGCCCAGACCACTGTCAGTATTTAACTTCCACTAATACCTCTGGATAGTATTGATTGACACAACATTAAATCAAATATACTGTAGGCTGCATGTGGCGTAAGGATGTAGCTTTTACAAACGAACGTTGAACTATACTGGGGACATTTATTAAGCTCCTTATGATacaatacaattttaaattgttgcaaataaaatcaatttcaaacTGATACATACATGGAAATACATAGAAACATATAACAGTagtattttaaagaggacctattgtgctcattGCATTCATTCATACTTGGAAcatggaacatgtttacatgctttaatgttcaaaaaacactttacttttctcataccgactgtgctgcagcagctaggcaggtgttatgcaaatgtatacttggtgacatcaccacgttacagaagaaaaggcggaacttcaagcaaggtgtttcagcagcagtgtttctgtgggggggagtaactctctttggcgtggactttgggctttgtaactttgcagaccttttatatgcacaaaaaacgatataactcACTAACGGAatggaaaaagcataaaagcatCATAAGTCCCCTTTAAAGGAGAATCACACAGCCCATACTGTTTAATGTCTATGAAATACTTCACTTCAAAGGCTGAAGTCAGATTTTATGCAACATTAACAGGTTTTCTTCAAGGCAGTTTGTGAAAAGACCTTAAAAATGAAGGAGGCACCTTCTTCTACTTTGCAGTTAATCCCACAACCAAGGTGCAGAGAGTTGTACGCAGCTGTAAATGTACTTCcgacatcataaaaaaaaagagatgcaatAATTGCTTGTGAAGTAAGATAAAAGGCTGGAGATGTATAGGTAATTTATATCTGCTAACCAATATATGACAGCTTAAACTTTGAGAATTTTGTTGTTCATGATCTTCTTCTTTGTTCATTAATCCGCTATATTTACTTACAGCCAATTGTGCATCTGAATTTATTTGAAGGTTTAAAATTCATAACCTGGCCTATATGACATAACTTTTTTGCAAACAATCTCACAATGCAACACTTTGTTTTTGGTCCTGAGATTACGGATTGTAAATTACAGCAACACTCTACCCGTTAGTGCAAAATGATGATTAATAAATGTAAGAAATATCAACTGGAAACATCCACCATAAGCATCTTCTATATTGTTTGTCAGATTTCATTATTCAGCATTTATAGTTCGCCCACCTCTATGTTTAAGGCTGCTTCATTACTCTTTTATAAGCCACGTATACATTTGGCTGCTGTGGTATATAGATGTAATATCTCTGCTTGGGGCTGTGAGGTTCATgcacctctctgtgtttttgttttggacatgCAGGAAAAGGAAGAAGCACACAGACATATATCCACAACGTTTGCCACTAGTGCTATTGAAATGAGGTCTGGTGTTTTCAGCTCCATAAGTCTGCAgttattatcataataatgtCTTGTTTCAAGTCGCCCTGAAACGCCTCTAGCACAGCAGCACCGATTAAGAAATCTTAATTAAGCTTTTGTAGATTCTCCTTCATCAGAccttgcctcttttttttttctctcacagcGTCTCGTACAAAAACTCGGATTCCTTTAGTCTGTTTTTTAAGAGACTTCCACCTAAATGAACGAGGTGCgttaaatgtatgtgtgtgtgtgctggtgtgcAGGGAGACAGCGAGGGAAACCAAAGCCTATGTGTCAGTGCAAGCTTTCAAGTTCCCAGTGCTTCATCTCTCTCGGGGCATATAAGTATTAGATATCCCTCTGCTGATCCCCTTGTTGTCACAGCAATTTCCCCAGTTGCTCATCATACTTAAACTCCGCTCTCATTTCCATTATAATCATCCCATACAAAGCTCACCTGAGATTTACACTGAAAGACAAAATTTGGTTTCACCTCTTAAGCTGCGCAGCATGACGCTCAATGTGTAACGGATATAGCAGCTCGGGCTGCTGGTGGGAAGACGGGTGCTACGTCCTCCTTGTTCACACAGCAGCGAGGAAATGTTCCTGTTGGGAGCCCGCAGATTTTATGTTCAGCGTCGCCTGTTATTGTGATGTTGTAAGAGTCAAATCAAATTAACAGCTGAGCTCTCACGAGGTATTACTAAGTGGCAGCATCAGTGAGGGAATACTGCCACTGGAACTGGTTGATTAAATGACTATGGAAGGACATTATTCCAGTGTTGCCTCATTCATCCATGTTTACAGGGAGCAACTGTCTTAATTAAGCACCGTGAGGGCTAATGGATGGGTCAGGCTCACTGTCCGTGGGAGACACATTGATTTCACATTACATATCCAGATGGCCAAACCATTACGTCCTGCTTGGGACATAAGCGGTAAAGAAAAGCTCTAATTATAAGACACACAGTCGCACAACATAAGAAATGTAGCCCCCCTTTACATTtcgaatagaaagctttatagGAATGTGAGTGTGACAAAACAAATTGCAGCAGACAGACCTAGTTTGTTAGCTTTGTACACATGTGCCTCAGTTAGGCTTACAGCGAAATTATAATTAGTCTGGAAGTAGtacgcagcagcagctcagtgagAATTCAAACAGCCGCTGCTCAGTGCTTTCAACATCTGCTTCTCTCAGTGATCCCTACAACCGGGCCTGGGGAAAGCCGGCACTACTAATTACTAATAAAACTAGCTAAGCTTATTGCCGTGAATTATTAAAGCTTTATCTGAAGTGGACCAGGAATCGCTCCTGAAGCTAAAAGGCTTTGAGGCACAAGCGGGGATCACAGTTCATTGCTGCGCCTGGATTAGCACTTATAGCACATGCTTTGCCATACTGAAGCCTGTGTTATTGTTGGGAACCATTACAAGCTAAAGTTCATATGCACGGGAGGGGTGTCTAAGAATAGCACCGCCGATGGGAGACCTGCTAACATGTTAAGTCCAGAGGATTTGCATTGTCACGTAATCTGACAAGTCGTTCTAAAATATTAGTAGCTTTATGCTAATATGAGCCCAGCTGTATCCAAAATGATTCCCCAATACTGCGTTGCGtatttcttgattttttttcaccatcTTTGGTGCTACTAATCATACGAACATGTTCTCAACACATCACTTCATTTTTGGCATTAAAACCACTAGAGTTACTGTtgacgtcactttaggattaggcaacaaaaccactaaagttaggcttaggaaagaaatacatgattgggcttaaaactactgcgtttgtacagtgaaaatgacactgaacattgtgaacacgggacacaaacgaacagttGATTGTAACGTAATGCACAGGACAGGACacaagccttgtgtttgttggaccattccacctcccctccttccCGCCCTGcatgtgtcttttcactctaaAAACACCACACACCCGGCGCACTCTCTCTGAGTGTTTgctgttgctgcggatgggtttacattatagttaatggaacgcccggtgtgTTTCAtgccggcgctaaagggtgccttgtgtggcggtatACCGAACGCCGACAGCCGTGACCAAGCCTCTGTTTCTTTAACGCACTGGGAATGAAAGCGGGCTGTTATTTCTTGATTTTTCACTCATCTTTGGTGTTACTAgcgattcatttaataaaaTTGCTATTAATGCCATTTTGGTGTGCTTAACTACTGGAACTGCAACTACATATAGCTTGGGGTTATACTGTACTTTCTGTTACGCCCCACCCTTGGACAGCCCTATTGGGGAGAACAATACTACACCACTGATCCAAATCAACCACAGATGACACCTTTAAAACACTCAGATCCATAGgatttattaaagaggacccattatgcttatttttaggTGTATACggtgtattttgggtttcaactagaacatgtttacatgcagtaaTGTCccaaaaacacataatttttttgtcataccggctgtgctgcagcacttcctcactctgtttgagctcctgcccctactggctctaactagctttgtttgagggtgtgccaaactagctgctagccaaaatgtgttacttggtgacatcaccttgttacggaagaaaaggcaggacttcaatcaaggcatttcaggcagttcaggagcagtgtttctgtgggggagagttactccctttggcgtgaactttgggctttgtaattctgcagaccttttacattcacaaaaaaacgtataacacactgaaggaaaaggggaaaagcagaaaaagcataggtcccctttaacaaAGACATACAAAGAAGACTATACAAAATTGTAGGCTGAGAGGCAGCATGACCAGCAGTCCTCACACCAGAGGCTTCTCCCTTCTGCTGCTGGCAGATGGAGCTTTAAAGCACTTCCTTCTCAGGCCAGGTGCACCTCGTTGAGcaatgcagcacacctgggcagagctactggagagggagaaggaacAACAGCACAGGGAACACATATAACAGCCGTTAACACTTGCCAAAAATGCCTCTCTTTCTTAATCCAAACTCCTTTGACCAACCTCACCCCCTTTCTTTTTCATCCCGGTTGCTGTGAAGGAATGCCCACTTTGTACTGCGCAGGCCTGCCAGCATCCTCGGccaccacaccaacacacacaagcatccTTAACATCCTATAAATAAGGGATTGTCTACTGACGTTTAAGACAACAGGCTGTTTGCTTTGATCAGTGTTGCCAGTCCAGTGGCTTAAAtagaacatttttattgtttattaatgTCAAATGTTACAAAACTGACAGGTGAGgctcattgtgtaaataatggTGAAGTCAGTTAAACGTTgcaagttgaaaaaaaggttGAATGTGTCGTACGTTGTGCAGATTataaaaaatcagtttttacgAAATTTAGATTTGAGTTTAAAGtgtaatagtttgacattttgagaaaaactcttatttgttttcttgctgagagtcaGGCGAGAAGATCACACGTTAAATTACCACCATGCAGCAGCTGGTTTCCCTTGTTTCTAGTCTTTGtgcaaagctaagctaagctaaccaatTACTCACCAAAGCCTTAAATTAACCGTGTACCGCACAgtgtatcaatcttctcatctaactcttggcaagaaagtgaataagtgtactactattcctttaacttcaGGAAGAAGATAGCACTGCTTGCATGTTTTTCCTTTGTAAATAACCAAGATTGTATTGTTTATAATGTTCTGTAGGCTGTAGCCTTTGTCTTTGTGAGAATTTTGGGATATAAGCAGTTATAAGCATCTATGTTCACAAGTATTTTGATAAGCAGTTGAATGCTGTTTTGTCGTTCaatgcatagactgtatataaagattgaAGACATGACAGcgccccaaaagtgaagccaaaacatcttgattgccacctggtggctggctgcagtataggtcataaaccccgccccctccatgttagcaaaTGGAACAAAAGCgaaaactaaaaagtcaaagtacacgttgaatacatttttcccaaaaatgGTTTCTGTcgttttaggtagttcttatcaccctgatgtatgttcaagtgttaattgttctgataagtttggttttaattagttatttgatgctacaAAAAGGCGGTGAGACGTCATAATTGGCAGCTGTGTACTATATAGTCTTTATATAGTTTACGGTTCAATGCCGTTTGTCCCTGCATCCAGTATCTGGCAGATATAGTCTAATTGATGGACACTGCATATGAAACTAAATTTGACAATGAGTGAATAACAAGGCAAGAGAAAAGTTTTATTGAAAGTACAAAAAGTTCAGCAACGCAACTTGATTCcttcaatatattttattgtgcCAAGGAATCAAGCGGCCATGCTGCGCTTTTTAATTCTCAATGAAATGCTATTTTTTTCAAGGACTGAGAACTCCTTCTGCAGTCTTACTGAAGTGCCAGCATCTGTTTGAAGTACTTGTAATGCTTTGGTTTACCAAACAAAATGTTTCCCAAGGGTACCTTTGCTGTAGTTCAGCGTTTCCCAAAGTAAATCTTAACTTGTGTGACAAGTGGGTGGCCCCATGTTCACTGTGGgatttttctccctctctgttttcaGTGCTGTAGTGCTGTTTTCTTTATCCTTTGTGCTGAACTGCTGCTGTggagtttttattattttttttacagtgcaatCACCAGAGATAAATTGTCAATCAGTGTTGAATATGTCTGGTCTGTGCTTTTTTTGTAAGCCTACTTTCTTTGAACAAACtagaaatgaaaaaatatgttttaaaatatgtcacttaatgttgtttttctatCTACCTTTGCTCTGCTTTCTCTGAAGGTCACATGCAGGAAAGTGCACGGAGGAGCCACAGAGCTCATCGAGTGGGCAGAGAGTGATAACGAACAGAGGATTTCTCCCACGGGGGCCAGTCCGCGGATCCTCAACCCCCTGCGTTTGTTTGCCAGGGGCTCCCCCGGGTTCAAGAGCAACATGAGGGAAATTACATATTTACAGAACATGGAGGACTTCTGGGACTGGTTATCTAACCAGACAGATGCTCAGGGTGCACAGGCCAGAACTAAACGCAGGCCCATCGTCAAGACTGGCAAGTTCAAAAAGATGTTCGGGTGGGGGGACTTCCACTCCAACATCAAGACTGTTAAGCTCAACCTGCTGATCACGGGGAAGATCGTGGACCACGGGAACGGCACTTTTAGCGTTTACTTCCGCCACAACTCCACGGGCCTGGGCAACGTGTCGGTCAGCCTGGTGCCGCCCTCCAAGGTGGTGGAGTTTGAGATCGCCCAGCAGTCCACGCTGGAGACCAAAGACACCAAATCGTTCAACTGTCGCATCGAGTACGAGAAGACGGACCGCAACAAGAAGACTGCCCTGTGCAGCTTCGACCCGTCCAAGGTGTGCTATCAGGAGCAGACGCAGAGCCACGTGTCCTGGCTGTGCTCGAAGCCCTTCAAAGTCATATGCATCTATATAGCCTTTTACAGTGTAGACTACAAACTGGTGCAGAAGGTATGCCCTGACTACAACTACCATAGTGACACACCCTACTCCTCCACAGGATGATCTAGCTGTTAGTGCGCATCAACCTTTTGTCTGTAAATGTCAACCTCTAAGCTCCTTGTCCCTAAATACCTGAGACATGTTGCAGGAAATGCAGTTTATAATGGGACACACTCTGGAGGGATTTGatgcattgttaaaaaaaacttttgtatATGCAGATTTTGAGATAGTTAGGTGTTCAGGGACTTGGTTTTAGGGGTTGACTTGGGATTCAGAGCTAGCTACCAACCCTGGGTAACTCCTCCCCATCACAACAGCACATGTTCTCCTTAAAACCAATTAGCATGATGTCCAGATGTTTTCTTCAAGGCTAGACCATAGGCAAAGGAGCCTCCCAGTTGGAGGCGCATCGCTGGCTTCTGTGCCAGTGCTGCATTGACGCCAAACAATTTCCTCACCTCATTTAAATACAGTTACGGGATGAAATATGACAAGactttgaatcatgttaataaGTACAATACCAAGACGTTTGAATTGTTATTCGACAGGGCATAAAATTAGATATTTCACATTTGAAACGTCGCTACATATTGACTGATTACTCCAAATGATCTGTTCATTGCCTTGGAAGTGAAGCTAATATCCATTTGTACCTGTTAACACAGACAGGACAGTGTCTAATATTTCAGATTAGCTTGATCAATGGCTCTCAAGTAGCTCTGAATAATTAATAGGGGGCTCACAATCTATATTATTATCTTCCTCTTATAGGGATTGGAATAGTGAATTGATTATGTGCccatgacaaaataaaaatgatcatcCAATCATAAATCATTATTACACATATATGTAGGTACCCATCCCTGTATAACCTGGCTGCTGCCTCGTATGCTCCTTAAAATGTGTTCTGCTGCACTCATCATAAGGCATGTGTATGCTAAACTAGCCTGAAATCCAACATCTGTGTTTGCAGGATGCACTTTGAGGCATCAGCCTGCCGAGCGGGCCCCGCGGTGGAttaatgtgtcaggagaggagggagggggggtggaaGCGATAATTGCAGGACAGGTGGATTTAGTGAGTCTGGCAGACAATTATCAGCACTTTGTCATGGTCCTGCCACCAGCCCTGACATTACCTGTCTTTAATAGGCTTTAATTAGCCTGGGAAATTTCATTTACCTAACACCAAGAGTGGAGaaaccaaaagcaaaaaaaaaaaaaaaaaaaaaaaaatccgtcTGGAATTTTAATGAGAAGTGGGAGctacatttgaaaatgtcatacATTTCCCAACTGTACAGCAGATTTAAGTTGACTGACTTTTGTGTAAAAGTGGATAACATCCAGTCTTGTAGTAAACGGTGAAATGTGCTTTGACTTAGCaatcactttaaaaaatgttctgtTGAAAACCATCAACACAAGAAATGTTATAAATTGTGTTGATTGCGCCGGGTTTTTAGACTAGGGCATGTGCCACCGACTAACCACATGGCAATTATTTCCTTCTTGATTTGCTGTATCTCATGTCTTTCCCCATCAGCTGTAAATGATCCTGTCACACGTGAGGAGAGGTGTATGATAAGGAAGTTACTAAATCCGAGTTGGTCTATGTTGATGTTTTAGTTCTACTCCTTCGTGCAAAATGCTGTGTATTAACGTGTAACTCTAAAACTAAACGTGTTTACTCCAAAGTAAACAATGTCAATAATTTTTTCCAGAGAAATATATCAATAAGTATACTGTTCCTTACTTTTGGTGTTTGTTCGGCGATATCATGTAGATAGATGTCATATTTATTGCTTATAGTTATAGATTGCTTTGATTTCCAATTTTTGTAATCCTTGCAGGTTGTACCTATTTTGATTTCCTGCTTGCTTAATCTTGTTTCAACAGTTTCCCCTGTAACATAGGAACAAAAAAGAGCATTGCTGTCTGTATAGTGTAAGTACAAATGTTCATTTTTGGAATATTTTGATTTTATCCGGGGTTCATTTTTGTTCAACTGAAATTGTAAAGATCAATTTAGGTTTTTATGGCATTAAACCTTATTTGAACTTGGCTCACAGCGTGTTGTCGCACCGAGCCCGTCGGTGCTCACGGTTGTCTCGTTTCATTCCTACAAGGACTCCTCGACGGGATAAACACACCATTTTAAGAGGTACATTTCAGTGTAGctttttaatgggcaataaatcTGTGTCCACAGGCGTGGATGATACCAGAGGTACACCTCAGGGAGCACATCCATTTTGCTGTGGCCATCAGAGACAGGGGTCTTTTCATCGCTTCCATTACTCTTATCTGATCAGGGTGAGAGGCACCCACTCCTTAGGCGTCAAGTCACACCAGGCTTTCCTGCTGCACACATCCAAATCCTCCTGAGGGGAATGTTAACATATAGTTCATGATTTTCAATGGTGATATTATTAGACACTCAAATAATAAATTACTTCAAATTGCTAATTGCTCATGTTATACACTGATCTAACAATTAAAGGCacaattgataacattcagccattagatgtcacattctccctcccccgatccattgcatttacttcacaacaactCGTTGCCAGGCGCTTACCagcaatctcagccatttatctgttttttctacactaactgacaacccagagataccacgtgatactgacattgttttactattggctcacaagccttgttagaagtgggaatcaaacgtcagatatcttccagagataaacaaaacattcattttggaccaaTGACATGTCATTTCTGATAGAGACCTTTTAAATTAGGTTATTAAAGACATACATTTTGCAGTTGAAAGTGGcaaacatttttatgttgaCACTGTTCTTAAATTACCTCAAACACTGGCATATACGCGGATACCGATAAATCTGTAGTAAGCTGAAATTGACAGATGATATCGTCCCTACTCTCACAATTcacaatcattttcatttttttcaggaaaagccatactatTATTCTGCacttttctaaaagctctgtggatgtattaattgaaaaaaatatatatatattcgtctacataaaaatgttatcaataagacaaTCAATTAAAATCACTAATttacaaatgtatgtgtattcTCATATACAATTTACTATGAGGGAAATTTGCATTTACCTCTCGAGGAAATTTTTTAGGAGGTATCAGTGGTGTTCAAACCAATAATATTAAAtgaagtagagctgcaatgattaatcaattagttgtcaactattcaatgaattgccaactatttagataatcgattaatcagtttgagtcattttttaattaaaaaatgtccctgattccagcttctaaaatgtgaatattttctggtttctttactcctctaggacagtaaactgaatatctttgagttgtggacaaaacaagacatttgaggacgtcatcttgggctttgggaaacaccgatcgacattttctgacattttctagaccaaacaactaatttattaatcaagaaaataatcgttagttgcagccctaaagtcAAGAGACATTTATTTCAGTGCAGCAGTGTTACTTTATCAGCGGTAGATGTCAGGTTTTGCTGCGTCTCTGGATTGACAGTCAACAATCACAAATGGAAAATTAATTAGAAAGGCAAAAAATGCTTATATTCTCCCCTTCCTGCATCAACAGACCAGAGTGATACACAGCAATAAAACATGCTGCATTTGAAGATGTTTATGAACACTTTCTGCAAAAGCTCAGAGTCCATAAATGCTTCCTTCAGCTACAGATCACATGTACTTCACAGCTGGCTTTGACAAGTTCCTGACCCTTCACTAGGTTTGTCAAAATACATCCtgggaaataaagaaaacatcgTACTTAAGCAGATGAGTCTGAGGAAAGCACAGTAGTTAAGCGCATCTTAGAGTTTATCACAAAATACCTCCCGGGATGCATTGAGCACCATATTAATAATAGTGTTTCTTTTGATCCACCACTTATTTATGGTGGAAATAGTGGCATCTGTAAATCAGGACACTCTACTGCAGCCTCATTTTGTTATTTGCACTCATATGACGTATAAATAAACATCAAAATTGACCAATTTCACCAAGCCCATATTTATATTAAAGCATCTAGACTGCCTCTTTAACAATCTCATTTCCTGCGATCCAAATGAACAAATTCTCAGTTGTGACGACGCCACCGCAGGCAGCTTCTCTTTCAAGCACAACAGTTAGCGGAGGGAAGCGAAAAGAGGGAGATAAAAGGTTGGAGAGGCATCCTAAAGCAGAGATGGTATCGGGTCTCTTCCTAGGATCTGTGCTGAGAGGGGCGGACGAGGATCAGCAAGCTGCTGATGAAGACGTCTCTGTTCCAGCAGGAAAGAGCAGCCCCGCGTTCACTTTAATTAGAGCCTGTGCCGAGCAACCGCACATAAAACAAGAGACTTTCatgtgctgtgaaaaaggttCAACGATAAACATGTTACTATGCTAATCCAGTTTaagcacattttcttttgattaTCACGGTGTTGTTTTCTAATCttataatgaaaagaaaaccaGCGGGGagagagtggaaaaaaaaataatcacctCA
It encodes the following:
- the nxph2a gene encoding neurexophilin-2; protein product: MRALQTFLFLFLLHQVTCRKVHGGATELIEWAESDNEQRISPTGASPRILNPLRLFARGSPGFKSNMREITYLQNMEDFWDWLSNQTDAQGAQARTKRRPIVKTGKFKKMFGWGDFHSNIKTVKLNLLITGKIVDHGNGTFSVYFRHNSTGLGNVSVSLVPPSKVVEFEIAQQSTLETKDTKSFNCRIEYEKTDRNKKTALCSFDPSKVCYQEQTQSHVSWLCSKPFKVICIYIAFYSVDYKLVQKVCPDYNYHSDTPYSSTG